A window of the Equus przewalskii isolate Varuska chromosome 10, EquPr2, whole genome shotgun sequence genome harbors these coding sequences:
- the PYY gene encoding peptide YY isoform X1 — protein sequence MVLVCRPWPAMAIVLLALLACLGALADAYPAKPEAPGEGASPEELSRYYASLRHYLNLVTRQRYGKRDSPEALLSKLLFPDGEDRPLKSRSEGAYVW from the exons ATGGTGCTGGTGTGCAGGCCGTGGCCCGCCATGGCCATCGTGCTGCTGGCCCTGCTCGCCTGCCTGGGGGCGCTGGCCGACGCCTACCCCGCCAAACCCGAGGCTCCGGGCGAAGGCGCCTCGCCCGAGGAGCTGAGCCGCTACTACGCCTCGCTGCGCCACTACCTCAACCTGGTCACCCGGCAGCG gtaTGGGAAACGGGACAGCCCCGAAGCTCTCCTCTCGAAACTGCTCTTCCCCGACGGCGAGGACCGCCCGCTCAAGTCGCG gtCAGAAGGCGCCTACGTGTGGTGA
- the PYY gene encoding peptide YY isoform X2, which yields MVLVCRPWPAMAIVLLALLACLGALADAYPAKPEAPGEGASPEELSRYYASLRHYLNLVTRQRYGKRDSPEALLSKLLFPDGEDRPLKSR from the exons ATGGTGCTGGTGTGCAGGCCGTGGCCCGCCATGGCCATCGTGCTGCTGGCCCTGCTCGCCTGCCTGGGGGCGCTGGCCGACGCCTACCCCGCCAAACCCGAGGCTCCGGGCGAAGGCGCCTCGCCCGAGGAGCTGAGCCGCTACTACGCCTCGCTGCGCCACTACCTCAACCTGGTCACCCGGCAGCG gtaTGGGAAACGGGACAGCCCCGAAGCTCTCCTCTCGAAACTGCTCTTCCCCGACGGCGAGGACCGCCCGCTCAAGTCGCGGTAA